AAATTCCCCGTCTCCAGACACTCGGGATTGGGTAAACACAGATAAACCGGGAGACGCTGGAGGTCCTGCGGGATCCAGGCACCCGGCCCAGCCTGGGGGGTGGCCAGACCTCCAGGAGGGATCGGGGACCTCCCGGCCCCCTCCCGGCCCCCTCACCCCACTCGCTCTGGCCCTGGGGCCAGGAAAACCCCCAGCGCTTGGCTGCGGGTACAGCAAAACTCAGTCGGTTGATTGTCACCGAGCCCCGAGCCCCCGCCTCGGCCGTTCCCCGTGGGGTTGCCGCGCTGGTTTTGCATCGAAAGCCGCGCTCGGGCAGGACGGGGTTTGGATCCCCACGCCGGggttgagctgctgctgctgagcggGGAAAGGTCTTTGAGGCTGGAGGGAAACGGGCTCagggtgggcaggagctggccacGGCCCGTGGCACCCTCCGGGCAGGGACCCGGCCACCCACCCCCCTCCAGAGCCACCCCCTGAGCGTGGGGACGCCGAGGGGACCCCATTCCCTCCGCTCCAGGGGTTTCTGTGCGCCGGGACCCCGCAGATCCCCCCCCTTATTCCCTGCTGGGTGTCTGGGAGGGGCCGCTGCTGCCCCCAGACCCATTTGTGAGGGGatctgctgccccctccccgctggGAGCTGGAAAGGGCGTTTCACCGCTCAAACCCAAAGCGATTTCTTTCGGGCTCAACCCTCCCGGGAAGGGGATGGCGGCAGGACCGGCACCTTCCCTGCGGGCGCCGGCATCTCCTCCGCGGCGTCGTGCTCTCGGCCgctttcagattttcagattttccaCCATTTCCGCCCCCACAGGCTGCGGATCGGCCGCGATCTCGCCCTTCCCCTTACGTCACCGGCCGAGGCTGCGGCGgggttggggcagggggggggtggCCGCCTCACAGGGAGTtttgggggggacacaaggggtTCGGTGCCTCGCCAGGGCCCAGCACGCGGGTCAGAAAAAGAGACGTGAACACAACTTTTATTTCCCGGGAGCCGCTCGGCAGCTGGACGTGGGGCGCGGGGGCAGAGCCCCGGCTTCCTTTGTTCATCCTTTATCCTCCGAGCGAGCTGCGAAGGTGAACGTCTCTCCCCGACCGCGGAGTCGGATTTTAACCTCGCTTCCCCCCGCCCCAAGCCCCCTTTTTAAATCTGCCTCCTAAAAGAGAAGGAAACGTGTTGAGCTGATAAACCCCCCTCCGGCGtgctccgcccccccccctcaGAGCCCACCGGTGCTCCCCCGGTTTCCTGCCCAGAGGCCTCTCGGGGGGCACGTCTGGCCCCTCCGCGGCGGGTAATGAGAACCAGCCGGCCGGGGATGAATGAGGCTCTGTCTTCTGCAagcccagctctccctgcccccctcctgccacccacccccccccaaacccccgcCGTTACAAAATGAACCGCCGGGAGCTGCTATAAGCCggcacccagcaccccgggggtttggggagggggtgctgggggggtgcagcccaCCCTCTCGCCTCCCCGCTGCAaggttggagggggggggggggggagagtggGGAGCGCTGCCCGGCCGGGCTCCCCCCTCGGCTCTGCCCTCCCATCCCGCGCCGAGGTGAAAACACCAACCCCAAAACCACGCCGCCTCCGCCACTCGGAGCGAAACTCGGTTTAATCTGCCCCAAAAAGGGCCGAGTCCGGGCTCGCTCCCCGCCTTACCTTGGGGTGCTGGGGCGCTGCTGGGGCGCTGCTCGGCCAAACCCGATCTAACCAATGTGCAGACTACTGTACAACGTTAAACCCTCCTGAACAGGTAGTCTGAACactgggcaggctgggctggagtCTCCGGCTTCCCACGGCATCCACGGgggtggcttttatttttaatttctccccCTCCcgtttttttggttgttttttttttttttttttttttttaataaggagagAAGCCCGATGGGCGAAAGGAAACTGCTTTGTCTCTCTTCTGACGTGGCAAAGTCCTTGCAACCGAATCCAGTCTGGaaaaaagttgtgggtttttcaGGAAATCATGAGGAGGAGTGTGGGGCGGCGGTGGaaggggggcggagggggggaaGGCTTTGGGTTCGTGGCCTCTCTACAAAGGCGAACGTCACTTTTTGGGACCGTGTGCGCAGCATCTGGAGACAAAGTGGAGCTGGAGCTGTTCTAAACAATTCCAGATGTGGCGTTTCGGCAGCGACTCGGCTGGGGTGGCCCCTCGGCGGGGCTGGAGAGCGGCCTCAACCCGCGGCCGCCTTCGTGCCAGACGGCGAGGCCCCGGCTCCCTCCGGCAGGGCcgggcaccggggtgggggggcccttCCCGGGGCTCCGGTGGAGCCGACCCCATCCCGAGCCAAGGGCGGGCAGCCGtggcgcaggcagggctgcccgcacGCCCGGAGGGACCAAATCCCTTTCTCCGGTGGTTTTTGGCGCTGCCGGATGCGTCCTCGGAAAGGCCGAGGGACACCGGGGACCCCTGGTCCGTTCTTGTGCCGGGGCCGCGATCCCGAGCGATGCTGCTTCGGGGGGAGGCTCCTGGGGGGGGCAGATTGCTCCGGCCCAGATAAACCCTCAGCTGGGCGACCGCGTGCTGGGGACTGAGCCAAAAGCGGCTCTTGGTGGCCCTTCTCGGGTGGGAATCGCCGCCGCTCAGTCGCAGGAGCCCCGGTTGGTCCCCGCCGTGTCTTCGGGGGTTGGGATTTTGTTCCCCTCAGGGTGGCTGATGAGCGTCAGCGAAACCGCGCGCGCTCGCTCTCATCCCTCCCTCTCGTCCCCTCTtccaggagaaggagaagaaatacaTGTTGCCTTTGGATAATTTGAAAATCAGGGACGTGGAGAAGGGATTTATGTCCAACAAACACGTCTTTGCCATCTTCAACACGGAGCAGAGGTGAGGGCTGGGAGCGGGAGCTGCCGTGGCCGGGCACCTCCCGAAATCCCTCGGCTCTCCGGGTGTTGCGCCGGGGGCTCCGGGTGCTGCCGGCCACGCTCCGGGGTTCTGCCCTTCCCCCGGGCACCGCCGGTCCGTGCGTCCGCCTTCCCCGGCGTCGTGCTCTGAGGCGGGAGCGGCTGTGAGCTGGTGGGGGAGGATTTCTCCGGAGGAAGCCGCCGCTTGCCAATATTTATAGACACGTTCGGGAGGGATTTCGGGCTTCCGCGGGCTCCCCGGTGCCATCCTCACCCCCGGCTCTGCTCCGTCTTCCCTAGGAACGTGTACAAAGATCTGCGGCAGATCGAGCTGGCCTGCGACTCCCAGGAAGACGTGGACAGCTGGAAAGCCTCCTTCCTCCGGGCGGGAGTTTACCCCGAGAAAGACCAAGTAAACACTCGCTCTGCCTCGTGCGAGCCCCCCTGGCGCGGGCTGGCCGGGGGGTGCTGCCTGAGGAGCCGTCGGGCTTGGGAGCTCCTGGCTTGGGGCCCAGTAGGTTCTCGGATACCCTGGAAAATGCCGCGGTATCACAGAAGAGGACAAACGTTTTCTACCGCGGCGCTAGTTTGTGCCGCCCGACCGATGGATCTAAGTCGTTCCGGGCTACAAAATAAACtcgtttcaaaaaaaaaaaagcatccgCGTAGGATGGAAATAGGCGGACGGGACAGGGAATAAGTGTGGAGCAGAGGGGTTTCTTTCCGGGGCTCTCAGATCCCGGCAGTAATTTGTGCCCTGCTTTCCCTGAGCAGACTGAGAACGAGGACGGCGCCCAGGAGAACACCTTCTCCATGGACCCGCAGCTGGAGCGCCAGGTGGAAACCATCCGCAACCTTGTCGACTCCTACGTCGGCATCATCAACAAGTCCATCCGGGACCTCATGCCAAAGACCATAATGCACCTCATGATCAATAATGTGAGttattatttcataattattaatggagaggttggggctggtctctgctcccagggaattagtgacagaacgagagggaacggctttgaactgcaacaggggagggtcaggctggacaggagggaaaaatgtttccccggcagagtggtcagagagtggaacaggctgcccagggagggggtggagtccccacccctgggggggtttaagggccgtttggatgagctgtggggggatgtggggtaggggagaactttgcagagtcgggctgagggttggactcgatgaccccgaggggcttttccagcctgaaggatTCTGCGATGCTGagttggggggtgcaggggggtggaacttGGGGGGGCCGCAGCCCCTCCGGAGCAGTGGGAGCTTCTGGGGCCGGGGATTTTGGGGTTCTCCGGGCAGTCCCGGGCCGCGCTCGGCGTTAGGGCTGTGGCACAGGTGTCACCGAGCCAGAACAGTGAGATTTGGTAATCTCGGGATTCTTAATTTTTACATCTTTGTGCTGAGAAGGCGCCTGGGGTCTCGGCGTTCGCTCCCCCCTAGTTCTGGCAAACCGCAGACGCCGAACCATCCTCCAGGGCTCCGCGCACCTTCCGGAGCCGGGAGAGGAGCCCCCCGGCCCCCTGCGCCTTCGggccctccagcccctcctcctGCGCCCGCCACCGCGCCAGGTTTGCAGCCTCGGGGCTGACCCTCGCTCGCTGTTTCTCGTTAGACCAAGGATTTCATCCACTCGGAGCTGCTGGCCTACCTGTACTCCTCCGCCGACCAGAACAGCCTGATGGAGGAGTCGGCCGACCAGGCGCAGCGCCGGGACGACATGTTGCGCATGTACCACGCGCTGAAAGAGGCCTTGAACATCATCGGCGACATCAGCACCAGCACCGTCTCCACGCCGGTGCCGCCGCCCGTGGACGACACGTGGCTGCAGACCAGCACCGGCCACAGGTGGGTTTGGCGGCGGGAATCGATGGGAATTcctggatttggggttttttttatccctgggggaagggggggctgtgAGCCGGCAGCGCTCCCTTCCCTGAGGTACTTTCTCTctccgcagccccccgccgcaGCGCAGACCCCCCTCCGCCGTCCTGCCGCCGGGCCGACCGCCGGCCGTGCGGGGCCCGACGCCGGGGCCccccctcatccccatccccGCGGGGGGACCCTCCTCCTTCGCcgctccccccatcccctcacGCCCGGGACCCCAGAACATCTTTGCTGCTAATAACGACCCCTTCTCGGCCCCCCCTCAGATCCCGTCGCGGCCGGCACGCATCCCCCCCGGCATTCCTCCTGGCGTGCCCAGGTAAGAGACCCCCGTTTCGGCAGCTCCCCGGTGCCGCCGAGTGGGGGGGCCCTCACCGTGGCCCCCCAGGGTCCCCTTTTTCCCTGCGGAAGGATCGGTGCCGGTTGCTGGTCCCACCGTGGCACACGCCGGAGGTTGGGGGGCTCGCGTGCCGCCAGCCGGCAGGGACAGGGGGTCCCGCAGGGACGGGGGGGGTCCCGCTAGGACGTGGCCTCGAGCCCCCCCACGCTCACGCCTCTGTTCCCCTTCTCTCTGCAGCCGAAGACCCCCGGCCGCGCCGAACCGGCCCACCATTATCCGACCGGCCGAACCCTCCCTGCTCGATTAACCGCCGCGGGGCTGGTAGCGACTCCCGGGCGGCTGCCGCTTCCCTTtgccgttttttttttttttttggggggggggggggggaggggaaaaaacaaacaaacaaaaaaaccaaacccaaaccacacaccCCGCGTCTAATCTCTTGTTTTTAAACCCATCCCACCCGCCATCGGGCCGGAGAAGCCCCCGCcgtgcccagccctgctctggccCCCCCCCCGACGATAAACCGCGGaggattatatatttttttggggggggttgaaTATTGCACTTTTTGTCAGAAATCCCCCCTCCCTTACTTCTCCCCCGCCCTCCGGCACGCACCGGCGGTGCCAGGGGGTGGCTCGAATGtacgcggcggggccgggagcgctCGGGGGGGGTCGACTCGAGCTGTCGCCCCCTGGAATCGGGGCCGGTCGGGTCCCCGCCTGTTcgcttcttcctccttttcctcctcttcccccccctcttccctcccccagaatttttgtattaatatattatatataaaacttAGCGATTTTTGGTTTTCTCTCCCAAACCTGAAAGTCGATTGCTAATCTTGACCATAGtctatatttcagtttttataGCTTTTGAGGAAAATTTATATATGGAAAATGATGGGACTTGCGATTTGCTAATAAATCTAATCCGCCGCAAAGCAGGAGCAGCCTCTCCCCGTAGTCGTCCCCGCGCCAGGCGCCGGCTCAGCACCGAACCTCAGGTATTTCCTCCGCTCCGCACCCGGCGCCCGCCGCGAAAAGAGACTGGAATAACGCGGGGGGGGGGCGATaccggcccctcccggccccctCCGCGTCCTCCCGGTTTGTCGTCACCGCCACCCCGCGCCGACAGCGGTTTTTGGGGCtcccggggaggaggaggaggaggaggaggagggagtgtttcaccccgctgccccccccccccagccaggctctgcccggggggggtTCGGCTCTGGGGGTGCCTGGAGCTGGGGGGGAGctttgctcccccccccccccccctccgcctctGCCTTGGACCCCGGTGTCgtccccggccgccccgccgggctctgcctgggagcagagttgtaaatatttttacagactGTATTAAttgtataaaaaaaaaggaaaaggaaaaaaaaaaacaaaaacacaaaacaacgATAATGTAGGTTTTTAAAAGCCTCCAGGCCAGCCCGGCCGCGGGGTCGGGGCTGCGGCGCTGCCTTAACCGCCCCCTCCGCAGCGAGGGGGCCCAATTAATCCATTAACGAGCCCGAGCGGCCGCGCTGGCCGGTGGCCATCAGCCCCCGCTCCAGccaggcccccccccgccccccgccgggtTTTGGGGGGCCGGGGGCAGCCTCGGCACGGCCGCTCTGCGCAGCCCTCGCCCCCCTTCCTggccggggggggtcccggccggCGCTTGCCCCTTCCTGCTCGCCCGTTGCCACCGTTGCCGGTGGCTCGGGGACCCCCCTTCctcgctccccccccccgccccatctgGCCAAACCCCGgcgcccgccgctccgctccccccgtTTGCCAACGTGTAAGTGCCTCCGGTCTGTATCCTAttaatgaactaaaaaaaaaatttaaaaaataaagggaaacaaacaaaaaaaaaataaaaatacaaacgTTGCGGTGAGTCTCCGGCgctttggcggggggggggggggggtgtggtcTCACCCTTTGTGTCgccctcctgccttttcctccagTGGGTgattgctgggggggggggtgtcaaataaaggggagatttggggggggggggtctcacatCAAACGGGGCTTTTGGGGGGGTGTTGACTCAAATGGGGCTTTGGGGGTCTCAAACTGGACTTTTGGGGGGGGTCTCAAAcggggattttggggggttttgaaTGAAACGGGGCTTTGGGGGTCTCAAATCAAACCGGACTTTTGAGGGGGGGGGGTCTCAAACGGGGCTTTTGGGGGGTTTTGAATGAAATGGGGCtttggggggggtctcacctcaaatggggctttgggggggggggtctcacctcAAATGGGGCTTTGGGGGGGGTCTCACATCAAatggggctttgggggggggtctcacctcaaatggggctttgggggggggggtctcacctcAAATGGGGCTTTGGGGGGGGTCTCACATCAAatggggctttgggggggggtctcacctcAAATGGGGCTTTGGGGGGGTCTCCCTGTTCCCTCATTCTCAAGGTGCCGCTTGGGTGATTCAGCCCCTCCTGAGCTTAAATAAAACCGGGGGGGAACAGGGGGtttcccccagcccccccctccccactggGCACGTCTCTGTCCCAGCTCCATTTTAGCCAAGATTTCACCGACGGCTGTTTGAAACCCCAAATCTTTTATTATTCGCATCAAACCGTAGAGCCGAGGCCGGACCCTGCGCCGGGGCTGggccgtgggggggggggcggttctgCCCCTCGGCGAGCGCCGGGGCGATGGGGTGTAACCACCCCCTAATGAGGCGGCTCGCTAACGAGGGAGCCCCCGGAggctggctgggagctggctcTCCCATTTTGGAGCGTTTCACCCCCATTTTGGAGCGTTCAACCCTCATTTTTGGAGTATTTCACCCCCATTTTCAAGCGTTTCACCCCCATTCTTGGAGTGTTTCACCCCCAGTTGGAGCGTTTAACCCCCATTTTTGGAGCATTTCACCCCCATTTTGGAGAGTTTAACCCCCATTTTGGAGCGTTCAACCCCCATTTTTTGAGTGTTTCACCCCCATTTTGGAGCATTCAACCCCCATTTTTGGAACATTTCACCCCCATTTTGGAATGTTCAACCCCCATTTTTTGAGTGTTTCACCCCCATTTTTGGAGcgtttcttcccctttcccccagcCCACCTCCGGCCCCTCATTTACAGCCAACAGGAGCGATATTTGCTGCTTGAAATCCCTTTTCTGGGCATTTTTAAGGCTCCTTACGCCGCTCCTGGCCCGGGTCAAACCCCTCCCGCGGAGGAAGGACCaaccgggggtgggggggggatccTGGCTCTGGGTCCCGGTTTCCCCCAAAGCCGGAGGGACTCGGCGGCTCCTTCCCGGGCGCCCGGACGGTGCCGGTGACAAACGCTGTGGGAAGGGGGAACCCTCTCCCCGAGCAAAGTCTGTCCCGGGGCCGTTTCCCACCCGGCGGAGGCGATTCCCAAGGGTTTGTCCAGCCCCCGGCTACGGCTGAGCCCAGAAACCACCTCGGGGTCCCGGGGACTCGTCCCCGCGGCTCCCGCAGGGCCCAGATTCCATCCTAAAACGCTTGGGGACGCGTAGCCGAGGCCTTTCGGTGATTAAATACGGGGGTTTTATCCCCAAACCTCCCTCCCCCGGGGTTCTCATCGGCTCCAAGACACCGGGGTACAAGTCTGGGGCAGGTTTAATCCCCGCcgggagggagaagcagcagccgGAGGGGAGCACGTTCCCTGTCCCGGCAGGGAGCAGcgtcccgtgtccccccgccccgtctACGTCCGCACCGTCCTCTTGTCCTCGAAGAGGCTCTTCAGCATGTAGACCTGGAGGaaagccaccaccaccagcacgCCCAAGTTCACGGCCGACCAGAAGTTCACCCGGCCCAGGTTGCTCTCCTGCAGGTTACGGTCGCGGGCCTCGAAGGCTCGAAGCAGCGTCTGCATCTGGATGCTCCGTTCCAGGCGGCTCCTCATGGTCTCGATGGATTCCTGGGGGCGGGAAGGGAGGTGCCGGTCGGATGCGTCGACCTCCCAggaggggttggggtggggggaccccgaAGCTCACCCAGCCCACCCCCCGCCCAGGGTGCTCAgagccccccggggccggggcatCACCcgctgctctgggcagcctgtgccaggggcTCCCGCCCTCAGCGCAGAGAATTTCCTCCTCAGATCTTGTCTAAATCTCCCTGTTTTTAGCTCAAACCCATCCCCCTTGTCCCGCGGCTCCAGGCCCAGTGAAAAAGTCTCTTCCCCGCCCCTCTCAGGAGGGTGGGAAGGTGCAACCGGGACTCCCCGGAGCCGCCTCCTCACTAGGCTGAGCACCCCCAGCTCTCAGCCCGTCCTCCCAGGAGGCTGCTCCAGCCCCCGGGGCAGAGTTGGGCCCCCCCAGCACGGCCCTGTCTCCCCTGTGCCGAGGGCCCCCGAGCTGGACGCAGAATTGGGGAATAATTTGAGCTGAAAAAGACCTTTTTAAGATCTCCGAGTCCAACCGTAAGCACGGCCAAGTCCAGACGCAGGACGCTGGGGTCTCCCCGGAGCAGGGGGGCAGGATCCGCCCCCTCACCGCGCTGCCGGTGCTGCCGCCCGGGGTCCGGTTGGTTTCCCGGGCTCCAGCGCGTGGTCCCGGCTCGTGTCCGGCTCCTCCTCCCTCACGGGGCGGGtctgacccccccaccccaccctgtcAAACCTCATCCCCACCTTGATGTCCTCGATCTTGACATCCAGCGTGTCCTCGGGCTCCGCTGCCTCCACCCAGGCgtcgccttcctcctcctcctcctcctcctcgtcctcctggGCGCTGTCGAAGATGAGCTCGAAGAACACCAGCTTCTCCGAGATGGTGCTGAAGGAGTTGTCGAAGCAAAGCTTGTAGTCGCCGGCCTCGGTGGGCTCCACGCTGCGGGGGGAGAGAGGGGTcagcgggacgggcagggacaggcagggggacgcgggcagggggatgcatgtagggggatgcaggcagggggacACGGGCAGGGATGGACGGGGGGATGCGGGCAGGGGGACGCGGGGAcgtgggcagggacaggcagggggaTGTGGGCAGGGGAATGCGGGCAGGGGGACGCGGGGACGCGGGCAGGGACGGGCACGGATGGACAGGGGGATGCGGGCAGGGGGACGCGGGCAGGGGGACGCAGGGAtgtgggcagggacaggcagggatggACAGGGGGATgcgggcagggatgggcagggggaCGGACAGGGGGACGCGGGGAtgtgggcagggacaggcaggggggtgtgggcagggggacGCGGGCAGGGATGGACAGGGACGGGCAGGACTCACGTGTGCGCCCCGTCGGAGCGCCGGTACTCGCTGACCAGCAGCAGCCCCGAGGGACTCTCCAGGGAGAAGTCGACgtccagcccggccccgccgatCACCTGCCGGAACCGGGGATGGCGGCACCGGGGACCACCGGCACCGGG
This sequence is a window from Strix uralensis isolate ZFMK-TIS-50842 chromosome 38, bStrUra1, whole genome shotgun sequence. Protein-coding genes within it:
- the TMED1 gene encoding transmembrane emp24 domain-containing protein 1 translates to MAAPWLWLLALWAGPAAAPPPPDAEVTFVLPAGRRECFYQGAPGNASLEAEYQVIGGAGLDVDFSLESPSGLLLVSEYRRSDGAHTVEPTEAGDYKLCFDNSFSTISEKLVFFELIFDSAQEDEEEEEEEEGDAWVEAAEPEDTLDVKIEDIKESIETMRSRLERSIQMQTLLRAFEARDRNLQESNLGRVNFWSAVNLGVLVVVAFLQVYMLKSLFEDKRTVRT